In Helianthus annuus cultivar XRQ/B chromosome 8, HanXRQr2.0-SUNRISE, whole genome shotgun sequence, a single genomic region encodes these proteins:
- the LOC110872820 gene encoding probable calcium-binding protein CML13 → MGKDTATDQTSAMKEAFTLFDTDGDGKIAPSELGILMRSLGGNPTQAQLKSIISEEKLTSPFDFKRFTELMNKHLKPEPFDRQLRDAFKVIDKDGTGYVVVADLKHILTSIGEKLEPAEFDEWIREIDVGSDGKIKYEEFIARMVAK, encoded by the coding sequence TGGGGAAAGATACAGCCACCGATCAAACCTCCGCCATGAAAGAAGCCTTTACACTCTTCGACACCGACGGCGACGGCAAGATCGCCCCATCGGAGCTCGGAATCCTCATGCGTTCACTCGGCGGAAACCCTACGCAAGCGCAGTTGAAATCCATCATCTCCGAAGAAAAACTCACATCTCCGTTTGACTTTAAACGTTTCACTGAGCTCATGAACAAGCACCTGAAACCGGAGCCCTTTGATCGACAGCTTCGTGACGCCTTCAAGGTTATTGATAAGGACGGAACCGGATACGTCGTCGTTGCGGATCTTAAACATATTTTGACGAGTATTGGGGAGAAGCTTGAGCCTGCGGAGTTTGATGAGTGGATCCGAGAGATTGATGTTGGATCCGATGGGAAGATTAAGTATGAGGAGTTTATTGCCAGAATGGTTGCCAAATGA